From one Humulus lupulus chromosome 8, drHumLupu1.1, whole genome shotgun sequence genomic stretch:
- the LOC133796447 gene encoding uncharacterized protein LOC133796447, translating into MSDDDWVKLAMNDDVTVADLLFRLRKAGYERRRPPPPRQASPPLKLYWSVRQRRSKPLKKKTDSTRASPTTPLSWSGATSVSGGCAIDGFEESSKPVKPTGGARSKVSVKGEPTTSKRPRKKKTLAELKEEETLLLRERKKLRSEIATMRLNIEKQKATNENLNRLKIDLVSPQKVKTETSYQAEQVDADAVSKPRSISPPTDVDQGNELVAHQQPPQEVEELESEKETGFSLPDLNLPADTDFSSSGVVLYGIS; encoded by the exons ATGAGTGATGACGACTGGGTTAAGCTAGCCATGAACGACGACGTCACGGTCGCCGACCTTCTTTTTCGTCTCAGAAAAGCTGGATACGAGCGCCGCCGCCCTCCGCCTCCGAGACAAGCATCGCCGCCTTTGAAGCTTTATTGGAGCGTGAGACAGCGGCGGTCAAAGCCTCTCAAGAAGAAAACTGATTCAACCAGAGCAAGCCCTACCACACCGCTTTCGTGGAGCGGTGCCACCTCTGTCAGCGGCGGCTGCGCCATCGATGGCTTCGAGGAGTCCAGCAAACCGGTTAAACCCACCGGCGGCGCGAGATCTAAG GTTTCTGTCAAGGGTGAACCCACTACTTCCAAGAGACCAAGAAAAAAGAAg ACATTAGCTGAACTTAAAGAGGAGGAAACTTTGCTATTGAGGGAAAGGAAAAAGTTGAGAAGT GAAATTGCAACCATGCGTCTCAATATTGAAAAACAAAAAGCCACAAATGAAAACTTGAACAGATTGAAG ATTGATTTAGTTTCTCCACAAAAAGTCAAGACAGAAACTAGTTACCAAGCCGAACAAGTAGACGCAGACGCAGTTAGTAAACCTCGTTCAATCTCGCCGCCAACAGACGTTGATCAAGGCAATGAACTTGTTGCTCATCAACAGCCGCCTCAAGAAGTAGAAGAGTTAGAAAGTGAAAAAGAAACTGGGTTTTCTCTGCCTGATCTAAATCTCCCAGCTGACACTGATTTCAGCTCATCTGGGGTAGTATTATATGGAATAAGCTGA
- the LOC133795160 gene encoding uncharacterized protein LOC133795160 — MPPLILRGDECLAAYLLDCGENNRRVALRVELIKREDICDMEVECNMKENEQSLVDDYFDREFYFENNICDAASAPAESGVNLGCELVDLLNKRTTSSSPTPNHIDPLNYYDSLDHHDEQNQVPSEDTFSFPDGLDLAIGQEFKNKDEVKTKLNDIAIKACFEMEINKSTKSLYVTKCIDKSCNWAVRAAKVTNSERFSIRTYCNTHTCSLISRKRKHRQSCAAVVANVVRSSFDGQKETPKPKAIMTIMQNNHMPITYWKAWKGKKLANNLLRGSLELSFQNLPAYLYMVRKMNPGTITHLEVDEDSKFKYVFLAYGACIKGFRCMRKVIAVDGTWLKTKYKCVMLIATAEDGNFHQYPIDWAVVDSENDASWSWFLIKLQELIPDDSDLVFISDINQSIINGVSNIYRKSQHGHCRWHLSQNIKARVRVKGVIKLFKETANAYKVSDFNKLYDELKNRYPVAVKFLEESNLTLSKWARSHFTGCRYNIMTTNGAKSINAALREPREYPIIALLEAMQAKVSEWFNNRRNIVASINTKCTPLTPKAENIIRKRFKKASEMTVKQLNRFEYEVTGKENDAIIDLGQRQCSCRVFDLDQLPCVHALASYEQDGIEVYDLCSNYYKLETWALAYVDTIYPVPQQEDWDINEVEVLLKVLPPNVPIKRGRAKLKRIPSVGEGKKWIKRCGLCGQPGHSKKTYSLRATISKL; from the coding sequence ATGCCACCACTCATTTTACGAGGGGATGAATGTCTTGCAGCTTATCTTTTGGATTGTGGAGAGAACAATCGTAGAGTTGCACTACGTGTGGAGCTAATTAAGAGAGAAGATATATGTGACATGGAAGTTGAATGCAACATGAAAGAAAATGAACAAAGTTTAGTAGATGATTACTTTGACCGTGAATTCtactttgaaaataatatttGTGATGCTGCTTCTGCACCAGCCGAAAGTGGTGTTAATCTAGGTTGTGAACTTGTGGACCTTCTTAACAAAAGGACAACATCATCATCTCCAACTCCAAATCACATTGACCCACTGAACTACTATGATTCGTTGGACCACCATGATGAACAAAATCAAGTCCCTAGTGAAGACACATTTAGTTTCCCAGATGGGTTAGATTTGGCAATTGGTCAAGAATTCAAGAACAAAGATGAGGTAAAAACTAAGTTGAACGATATTGCAATAAAGGCTTGCTTTGAGATggaaattaataaatctaccaagtCATTATATGTGACAAAATGCATTGACAAGTCATGCAATTGGGCAGTGCGTGCAGCAAAAGTTACCAACTCAGAGCGTTTCTCAATACGAACTTATTGTAACACTCACACTTGTTCCCTTATTAGCCGAAAAAGAAAGCATCGTCAATCATGTGCTGCAGTAGTTGCTAATGTCGTGAGGTCAAGTTTCGATGGTCAAAAAGAGACACCGAAGCCAAAAGCAATAATGACGATTATGCAGAACAATCACATGCCAATAACATATTGGAAAGCTTGGAAGGGGAAAAAACTTGCAAACAACCTTCTTAGAGGTTCActtgaattaagttttcaaaatctTCCAGCTTACTTATACATGGTTCGAAAGATGAATCCAGGTACGATCACGCATTTGGAGGTGGATGAAGattctaaattcaaatatgttttcCTAGCATATGGAGCATGCATCAAAGGATTTCGTTGCATGAGAAAGGTTATTGCGGTGGATGGGACTTGGTTGAAGACCAAGTACAAATGTGTAATGCTCATTGCAACAGCAGAAGATGGTAATTTTCATCAATATCCTATTGATTGGGCTGTGGTTGATTCAGAGAATGATGCTTCATGGTCATGGTTCCTTATAAAGTTACAAGAACTTATACCAGATGATAGTGATTTAGTCTTTATTTCAGATATAAATCAAAGCATCATCAATGGGGTGTCAAATATTTATAGGAAGTCACAACATGGGCATTGTAGGTGGCATCTGTCTCAGAATATTAAAGCACGTGTCAGAGTTAAAGGTGTCATAAAATTATTCAAAGAAACTGCCAATGCCTATAAAGTTTCTGATTTCAACAAACTCTATGATGAATTGAAGAATAGATATCCCGTAGCAGTGAAGTTTCTTGAAGAATCAAATCTCACACTTAGTAAATGGGCGAGATCTCACTTTACAGGCTGTCGGTACAATATTATGACTACGAATGGTGCAAAATCTATTAATGCAGCACTGAGGGAACCTAGAGAGTACCCTATCATTGCGTTGTTGGAGGCTATGCAGGCAAAAGTCTCTGAGTGGTTCAACAATCGCCGCAATATTGTGGCATCTATCAATACAAAGTGTACACCTTTAACTCCAAAGGCAGAGAATATTATTCGAAAAAGATTCAAGAAAGCATCAGAAATGACTGTGAAACAACTTAACCGATTTGAGTATGAGGTTACAGGTAAAGAAAATGATGCCATAATTGATTTAGGTCAAAGACAATGTTCATGTCGTGTTTTTGACCTTGATCAACTTCCATGTGTGCATGCATTAGCATCATATGAGCAAGATGGAATAGAAGTGTATGATTTGTGCTCTAATTATTATAAGTTGGAAACTTGGGCGTTGGCTTATGTTGATACCATTTATCCAGTCCCTCAACAAGAAGATTGGGATATCAATGAAGTTGAAGTATTGCTGAAGGTATTGCCTCCAAATGTCCCAATCAAGCGTGGTAGAGCAAAATTGAAAAGAATACCATCAGTTGGTGAGGGAAAAAAATGGATAAAAAGGTGTGGTTTATGCGGGCAGCCTGGTCACTCCAAAAAAACATACTCCTTGCGAGCCACAATTTCTAAATTGTAA